The following are encoded together in the Chaetodon trifascialis isolate fChaTrf1 chromosome 3, fChaTrf1.hap1, whole genome shotgun sequence genome:
- the LOC139350831 gene encoding V-set domain-containing T-cell activation inhibitor 1-like, whose translation MLGVRTAAAMKLLPVVSLCLLTCSETTSADGNVVVEEGRDVMLPCFLSTKKNIEGELFDWKKDGQKEVFLYDAGVHYNNGRSGQDEQFKGRVSHFQDELKLGNASIIIRNTKVADSGNYTCAFPRLQSQTFLIELVVGAAPKPSVTTLYQTKDWSLLQCEVQGASPKPTVQWMDSAGHVLPAEEPQVSQRGGHFYITLNATVTKSDRFRCVATQQEIDHTVYAETYVHINGESSIFSYSDDFNSLCVIHFLF comes from the exons ATGCTTGGTGTTcggacagcagcagccatgaagCTTCTTCCTGTCGTGAGTCTGTGTCTCCTCACGTGCTCTGAAACAACGTCTGCGGACGGAAACG TGGTGGTGGAAGAAGGCAGGGATGTGATGTTACCGTGTTTCCTCAGCACCAAGAAGAACATTGAAGGAGAGCTCTTTGACTGGAAGAAGGACGGCCAGAAGGAGGTCTTCCTGTATGATGCAGGAGTTCATTACAATAACGGACGTTCAGGTCAGGATGAGCAGTTCAAAGGTCGCGTCTCACATTTTCAAGATGAACTGAAGCTCGGCAACGcctccatcatcatcaggaACACCAAGGTGGCTGACAGTGGAAactacacctgtgcttttccacGTCTTCAGAGTCAGACGTTCCTCATCGAGCTTGTTGTTG gTGCAGCTCCAAAACCATCTGTCACAACACTTTATCAAACAAAGGACTGgtcactgctgcagtgtgaggtTCAAGGTGCTTCTCCTAAACCTACAGTGCAGTGGATGGACAGTGCTGGACACGTCCTCCCTGCTGAGGAGCCTCAGGTCTCACAGAGAGGAGGCCACTTCTACATCACCCTCAACGCCACTGTGACCAAGAGCGACCGTTTCCGCTGCGTCGCCACACAGCAGGAAATAGACCACACCGTGTATGCTGAGACCTATGTGCACATCAACGGTGAGAGCAGCATATTTTCATATTCAGATGATTTCAACAGTTTGtgtgtcattcattttcttttctga